The DNA segment AGCTGGCCGACCATCGAGCCCTCGAGTCACTCGACGCAGACAGTCCGCTCGTCGTCGACGATACCCTCCAGGCAGCGCTGGATGAGGCATTTTTCGAGATTCGGCTCCGTGCGCAGGTCTGTGACCACGCGCCGGTCGGCGATCCGGAGGCGGCCGAGGGCTGTCACGATGTTAGTGTCGTGCGGAGTGATTTCAACGAGATACGAGTCGGTGACGAAATCGAGGTGCGCTCGAGTGACGACGGGATCGGATTACTCGAGGTACGCCGACGGCGCGAAGAGCGATAGCTGTCTTCGACACCGGCCCCGATAGCATAATGAGGCCCGTGCTTACAAGCATCGAACCCGTGGCCGCGAGCGAGAATCGCGTCGTCAGCGATTCTCGGAAGTCGGGGGAGGGCAGGCTGCTGAGGTGTATGCGGGCCAGTAGCCACACCGCGAGCGAGACACCGTCGAGCGAGCGGCTTTTTTGGTCCAGATTTTTGTCGTGAGCGGTCGGCTGCGCCGACCCGAGCGATAAAAAGGTGGGTTCTAGAAGTCGTGATCCGGGTCGTCTTCGACCGAGCGCTTGAGTGACTCGCGACGGGACTTGGCGTCACGACCGGTCGCCTCGAGCAGGAAGTCGTTTTTCGCGGAAACGGCCTCGCCCGCGGCCTCGAGTTCGTCGGGGCCGAGTTCGGTGGGGTCGCGTTCGACGAAGTCGACGGCGAGTTTGTCCTTTTTACCGGAGTAGGCTACCGCACCGACGACGATGCGTTCGAAGACTGGATTCTCGGGCGAGTCGATCACGTAGAGGTCGCTGCCTTTGAACTCCTCGGTGCCCGAAATCGAGCCGAAATACTCCTCGACAGTCGCTTCCAGGTCGGGGATTCGCTCCTCGAGATATTCACCGCGACGCATCTTGTACTCCTTCATCGCCTCCACATATACGGGGGGAGTGTTTACCTTTTTTCATCGCTCACAGCGCGTGTCGGTGAGGAAGAGAATCGATTCGCGGAATCGGCGTGTACTCACGAACGGACTTCGGTCGAATCGACGAACGCACTCGAGGGAGCTGGTCACAACAAACGATACCTGGAAGCTGGAACGCAGCGCCCCTATCGCTCGCGCTCGCCGAGATAACCACGTTTGCACTCCGGACAGATGTCACCCTGGCGAAGCGACCCGCGGTCGCCGGGAGCGACGAACGAACACTGCGGGCAGAAAAACTCGGTCGCGACACCATCTCGAGCGGTGCTCTCGCCGGGGTTCGGGGCGGACTGAGCGCTCTCGATACCGGTGTACGAACCCGACGCTGCCTCGACCGGTTCGTCTTCGGCATCGACGAACACGGCATCGTCAGTAACAGGTTCGTCACCTCCAGCTGCCGGTGGCTGGGATGCTTTGTCGGACGAGTCGCGAGGGGCAGTCGACTCGACCGATTCGCCGGCAGTGGCCTGCTGGTGGGTGACGTCAGCTGAATCGTCGGTTCCCTCGTCGTCGGGCCAGGCCGTCGGTTCGTTTGCCGCCCCAACCGGTGGGCCGACGTCGTCCGAATCGGGCCATTCGCCGTGACCGCGGTCGCCATCTCGTGGGGGTTCGGTCTCGTCGAGGATTTCCGCATCGTCGGTAATTGGTTCGCCATCCTCGTCGGTCGGAACGTCGGCTTCGTCCGCGTTGGCTTCACCAGCGACAGCGGTATCGGCCTCTACAACCGGTTCAGTCGTCCGCCCGGGGTCAGCCTCGCTCGAGGGGGTGTCAGACGTGTCCGCTTCGGAATCCAGAATTTCCACGTCTTCATCCAGCGGCGTGTCAGCCTCGGATTCGGGAGCGGTGTCGGCCGCCACGACGTCGTCTCCGTCGTCACTGTCCGGCGTTGGGTCTGACGCCTCCGCCGGGTGCTCATCACCGACGGAGTCGTGCTCGCCCTCGGCTACCGGCGTCGCCGCACCCGAGAGGTCGTGGCCGTTCTCGAGTGAGGTCACTTCGGTGTTTTCACTGAGAATTTTCTCGACACCGCAGCGTTGACAGCGTTGGAACTCGGTAACGGTCAAGACGACCTCGCTCCCCCGTTCTTCGCGGTCGCGTTTGACCGTTGGATCATCATAGTCGTGTCCGAGCAGCGAACATCGCAGAGCCATTGTCCAATCGTACCAAGCCGCGGCATAAAAAACGTACTGCAAAGGCAGGTTGGTTTCGAGTGATTTGATTGTCGAAACGCGACGGTGAACGATGTGAAGGCACTCTCGAGTGGTGCAACCTGTTCGAGGGTCCTCGTAACGACAAACGTCAAATCCCGGTACCGCCAATAGGATAGTAGATGAGAGCAAAACAGGAGTACCGAAATCGGCCGGAAACGGAGGTGATGGTACTCGACGTCCTCGTCAACCGGAGTGAAAACGGGATGTCCGTCTTCGAGCTCCGTGCTGCCGTTTCCGTCGAAATCGACAGTCTCGAGGACGCACTGGCGGCGCTCAAAGACGATAACCTGATCGTCGTCGAGTCGCCTGCGACGAGCAGTCGAACGGTGATCAAACCAGCCGATCGAGTGATTCCGGACGAAGCCGACCTCGATTCGGATACATCGTTGCTCGAGCAACTCCGCGAGCGATTTCCGTTGTGATCGAGTCAGACCGGCATTCATCGGTGATCGGTCCGTGCCAGCGCGAATCTGGCTGAATCCGGCTGGCCTGGTTCGAACCAATGGATTAGGGGCGTCGACTGATAGATTATCAATCCACCGACAGCGTTTTGGCCAGAGCCGAACATATCAACAATTATTATCGCTGCGTGAGTTGCTTCCGATTGCGAACTAACGGACCAATGCCCAATCGCTTCCCTGGAGATCTCCGCGACGACGTTCGAGACGTGTTCGCGCAGTGGCCAGTACGATTGGCGACCGCCACTCGAGGTGAGCGGTGGTGAAACGACGTGCCGCAATTGCGCTCGCACTCTCGATTCTCTTGCTCCTCATCTTCATCACGTTAGTCGGGTGGGAAGACGTGCTGGATTCCATCGAACGAGCGTCCCTGCCAGTGTACGCGGTCGCCGTTCTCGGCTCGCTCGGGACACTCGTGTTCCGCAGTG comes from the Natronosalvus amylolyticus genome and includes:
- a CDS encoding DUF5611 family protein: MKEYKMRRGEYLEERIPDLEATVEEYFGSISGTEEFKGSDLYVIDSPENPVFERIVVGAVAYSGKKDKLAVDFVERDPTELGPDELEAAGEAVSAKNDFLLEATGRDAKSRRESLKRSVEDDPDHDF
- a CDS encoding DUF7093 family protein; translated protein: MALRCSLLGHDYDDPTVKRDREERGSEVVLTVTEFQRCQRCGVEKILSENTEVTSLENGHDLSGAATPVAEGEHDSVGDEHPAEASDPTPDSDDGDDVVAADTAPESEADTPLDEDVEILDSEADTSDTPSSEADPGRTTEPVVEADTAVAGEANADEADVPTDEDGEPITDDAEILDETEPPRDGDRGHGEWPDSDDVGPPVGAANEPTAWPDDEGTDDSADVTHQQATAGESVESTAPRDSSDKASQPPAAGGDEPVTDDAVFVDAEDEPVEAASGSYTGIESAQSAPNPGESTARDGVATEFFCPQCSFVAPGDRGSLRQGDICPECKRGYLGERER
- a CDS encoding DUF6432 family protein, with translation MRAKQEYRNRPETEVMVLDVLVNRSENGMSVFELRAAVSVEIDSLEDALAALKDDNLIVVESPATSSRTVIKPADRVIPDEADLDSDTSLLEQLRERFPL